DNA from Clarias gariepinus isolate MV-2021 ecotype Netherlands chromosome 23, CGAR_prim_01v2, whole genome shotgun sequence:
acccatcctggtgccccgcttctggctgaagatctcgtcacatggatgccccgtgtgtctctctgggatgcgtctggtgtctgggaatgattctctctacctagaaaatggttctggccttgactggtgttggcaactgtttctctggggacttgacagttcgatagttcatgactggaacttcttacaagtctacctgggtcttcaataactacctggactccatattaacatcaattaacatcagctattatagctgaactgcctcccaccctacacactgtataaatgcagatcatttactgctttctgtttcacccaaatgaggatgggttccctgttgagtctggttcctctcaaggtttcttcctattaccatctcagggagtttttccttgccactgtcgccctcggcttgctcaccagggacaaactgaccatttttgattcatacacattcacattccatacaaacttaaataattcttttgattgtgtaaagctgctttgcggcaaagaaaattgctaaaagcgctatacaaataaaattgaattgaattgaattgaattgaaaagggCTCCAACCCACTACAGTACcagcaaggtgtacctaatgaagtggccagtgagtgcatgccatttatttttttatcctccCAACTGAGACACATTTATGTAATACTTAAGCTGCTGAGAGTAGGTGTTCTTTCTGTAACTAAGCCAGTGACCTGTGAGGAATGTGAACCGAGGACTACAGCAGCGAGAGTGCTGAGTGATTGTTACTGCTTCCTCAAGGAACCTGCTGTTAATGATACTAAATGCACAATTCAATGCGTAATTTACCAAAACATTAAAGCTGAAAAGGAAGCAGAAAAGCGCTGGCTTACAGTGTGTGACCTGCTGTGTGAGACCGGACGCTGTGCAGCGTGGATTCTGTGTGAGCTCCATAATACACTACAGCAGTGCAGGTAGTGAGCAGAGCTCTATGTGATACTgcagtgtgcgagtgtgtgacaCACCTCAAACCCGAGCACTGATTTTTCCACCTCTGAGATACACACGCCGTGCGGTTGTGCGGGAAGCGGTTGTGTTCATCCCGCTCTCCAGACAGGATTTCAGAACACTGTTGTGAGCTAAAGGGCGCGCGGGTGCGATGTGCTCAGACCTGGTGCAAACTGGAAATATCTTGAGgatgctctcccctctcctgttctctctctctctctctctctctctgtcgagctacacatgtcgttcccgagctgccagtgatccagactccctctgccctccggacctgtctgacccatcctggtgcctcgcttctggttggagatctcgtcacatggatgccccgtgtgtctctttgggatgcgtctggtgtctggggatggtttcactttaccatgaagacggttctggcctcgactggtgttggcagctgtttctctgaggacttgacagttcgatagttcaggactggaatttcctacaagttcCTACAAGAGTttttaataactacctggactccatatttacatcaattaacattaactgttatagctgaactgcctaacacacctaacacacagtataaatgcagatcaatccctgctatctgttatcacccagatgaggatgggttccctgttgagtctggttcctcgcaaggtttcttcctattaccatctcagggagtttttccttgccactgtcgccctcggcttgttcaccagggacaaactgaccattttgattcatacacattcacatttcatgcaaacttaaataattcttctgattgtgtgaagctgctttgggacaatgaaaattgctaaaaacgctatacaaataaaattgaattgaattgagttttGAGGTTGTGCAGTGGTTTTTCATTCAACTGCATCCAAACATCGTTATATCAAAGTCTTTctagcttttaaaataaatgttgtccCGATGTTGTGTTTCAGGTGCCTGAGCCGTTCTTGGAAGCGAAGCTGGATGAAGGAAATGCGTTGAAATCACAGTTTAATATGAAACGCAGTGTTACTGATTCATCCTATTAGTTAATCTCCAAACCCTAAAGCAGGCTGATGTGGTACtttgatattttaaacattaacatgttCTGGTCAAATGTATGTTAATGTACCTTCGTGACTCCCCCTCGCCCATCTCCCTCTCTGCATGACTCCAGaagccattttcacattaaactgttttaaaattcTAAACTGAAATGTTTATCACTCTGAGATAAATCAATGAAGAGtatattgaaaaacaaacatctcCCCAGTTAATGCGACTCCCTCACCCTCCTGAGTGCAGGCTTTAACAGAGATCGCCCTCTCCTGGCCGGAGGAGTGTACGGcgctgatggtgatgaggtagTGTGTGTCGGACTGGAGCTGTGTGAGCAGTACGCTGCTCTGCGACCTGGACACCGTCACAGAGCGTACATCCCCGCTCGGGATCGGACCAAACTCCACGCGGTACTGCTCGACCTGTCTGGACTGAACCGGGGACCAGCTCACGCGCAGCCGGTCCGGACCAGATTCCGTCACCATCACTGTTGTAGGACCCGAGACATCTACACATCAGAGAGggaaatacaacaaagcaagaCCAATGCATTACGTGAAGATTATTAAACTGTCCGAGGTGTAATCCAAAAAGACAGCAGGGAACAGATCACAGCAGGGAACAGATCACAGCAGGCCAGTGGAGAGTTATGAAAGCATTCACGCAGCCTTAGCATGCATCTTAAAGCACAATGTAGGTTTCTCAAacaatacatttatagttttgaaTAGACTCATACTGCAGGGACTTTTTATAAGCTTGCATCACCAGGACCTTAACTATAGTGTTTGGTTTTACAGAAACTCCCTTATTCTCTAGAACAGAATCAGCACATTCAATGCAGAGAGTCTCTGTAATCAGCATCTGGACTTCTGTTAGTGTAATCTGTTTTACTTCTTGATGTACTTCCCTTTTGTTTATCCGTGCTGCTGAGTTGTTCTAGCTGAGCGCTCTGAGATCTAAGTGCTTTTCAAGACAGAAGATGATGAGGACTTTGTAGATGATTACATGTTAACGTGGCTGTGCTGTGTATAAAATGCGAACAATACTGGGCTTAAATCAGAAACTTGTGGAACACTTGTGTATTGCATTCGTTCCTCTAAAGAGTCTCTGACCTGAaagaaactctctctctctctctctctctctcttcagtaAGATTGAAACCAGAGCATGTCTCAGCATGGACTTTTAAAACAGGGTCAAATACTGCACGCAGTCCCAGTAATGGCTGATGAGACAGACATGTGAGACACTCGGGATGAGATGGACGGCTTCACCCAGCACTGACTCTGTACCCTCAGGCCTCTAAGAACCAGAGAATAGTCTCAATGACAACAGGACTGTCCTCCTCACCTGGCAGGGTTGTGAAGTGTGTGCTGAGCTCTCTGCTGTGTGTGCTGCCCGGTGTGTGTGCCGTGAGCCGGACGCTGTAGTGTGTATCGGGCTGCAGGTCCGAGAGCTCAATCCAGGTGTGATCGGGTGATAGTGTGAGTCTGTTGTACGTGTCGAGGTCCCACTCCGACTCGCCGTACTGGAGCTCATACTGACCCAGTCCACCAATCAGAAGGGACCACCAGTACAGCATGGCACTATGGGACGTCACGTCACGCACGTGAAGACAGTCTGTGCAGATCAGCTCTGAGCAGTGGAGatacaataaaacattaaaatagtaataaagtaAGCAGTGATAAAGACATGATGCTACACAGAAGGAAGAAACACCATGGAAAGAATGAACAGAACTGATCAGagaattatgtgtgtgtgtgtgtgtgtgtgtgtgtgaacctgtAGCGAATTCCTTTGCGGTGTTGAATACAAACGCTGTCATGATACTGCAAGTTAAGTTAAATGTAGAAATGTtcaaacactcactcatcgtctatcctaaccgctttatcctttatacgggggggggggggctattCCAGCAGactttagggcacgaggcagggtacaccctggacaggtgccaatccatcacagggcacacacatacatacatacacatacatacacacacactacgggcaatttgtgaacaccaattagcctaatctgcatgtctttggactgtgggaggaaactgcagtaccaggaggaaacccaccaaacacggggagaacacgcaaactccacccacaaagagatgggaattgagcccagaccctggaggtgcaaggcggcacCACTACACCCCCGTGCTGCTTTACatcaaacacatctgataaaaGTGAAACATACTGTTCTCTTTCATCTACAGTAAGAATAAGGACTGGtttagggctgaaacgattcctcgagtaactcGAGTTATTCAATTACAAGAAAATGAtggaggcaaaatcttctgtcTCGAAGCTTCgtttaattaatttgaaaagCCTGCGTTATATATTTGCCCAATTATTTGTTGACTGCGCGCTTTCGGCAAAGTGCACTTCCtgatgcaagccgccagtaaacaccaacgaagaagaagcgcttacgtcacccacaaagcggaaggagacaaacagttagctgtgtattgatttgagggagcgttctgttgctggatacaaaatggaaagaagcgataaaaatatcggcgagccaagagaagaagaaaccagcgAGAGAAAgcgacagaaattgtcagtaaaggcttcTGTTATGCCTGAGGTGtagatttttaaaactttttgttcTAAAAGTTTAGTTGCACAACgtaatgtttttgtataattatttattttgatgtgtgccttagtttttttgatccttaaagtcatttgatttaccttatttttaagtttttgcatccgataaaaagctttaaaataagaatgtatggctctgtaatgcacttaattcatctcagtcaactttaatacCCCTAATACCCTATACCATGCATCATGATTTACTGCAAGTTTTGACGCTGCGAttacatttccatctttctgtgcggaaaattaaacatgtttaagcggacttaaaaacatgtaaattttttttggcgGACCTTGGCGGGTATAAGCTGTTCCTTGTactgtgaataatgacaatgtttatttttgataaaatgctgtatgcagttaaaaaaaagtagattttctaaaaagaaaaacaaattaatctttgcattgctgtttaattaaacaaaagtacattttatccgattactcgattaatcgattaaattTTTGCTAGAGTGCTCGATTACTAAactattcgatagctacagccctggACGGGTTTATGTCCAGGAAACGTGAGGAACAAACAGCTGaagatattcatatttttgcCCCCCTCCCTCAATCCCACACGCTTGACATGCCTCCACTATTGAATTTCCTGAAGAGACGTCCAACCTTCAGGAAATAAAGCCTAAAGATTTAAAGGCTCCGAGTTCATCATCTCAATGGACAACATTTaactgttaaatatttattaaccaGCAAGCGGCCGGATATCACACAGGTATCATGTGAAAAAGTCTCTCCTCCTCACCTGGCAGGGTTGTGAAGTGTGTGCTGAGCTCTCTGCTGTGTGTGCTGCCCGGTGTGTGTGCCGTGAGCCGGACGCTGTAGTGTGTATCGGGCTGCAGGTCCGAGAGCTCAATCCAGGTGTGATCGGGTGATAGTGTGAGTCTGTTGTACGTGTCGAGGTCCCACTCCGACTCGCCGTACTGGAGCTCATACTGACCCAGTCCACCAATCAGAAGGGACCACCAGTACAGCATGGCACTATGGGACGTCACGTCACGCACGTGAAGACCTGAAGACGTGCAGATCATCTCTGAGCAGTGGAGatacaataaaacattaaaatcatcTCTTTATAAAGCAGGCAGTAATAAAGCGATGATGCTACACAGAAGAAAGAAACACCACAGAAGGAATGATAACATCATCACAGAACTGACCGCagaatcgtgtgtgtgtgtgtgtgtgtgtgtgtgtgtgtgtgtgaacctgtAGCGAATTCCTCTGCGGTGTTGCCTACAAGTGCTGTCATGATAAACAGAGAAATGATCAAACACATCTGACAAAATGTAGCTGCTAAATGTCTATTAACCAGCGAGCAGATCTCGTCCGGCCGGATATCACACCGGGATCACGtgataaacaaacacagaaCTTCTCAGTGATACCGTAGACGCCCGTCGAGACTCTAGGAACATTTCTGAGAGATCTGTGGATAAGATGGAAACGTACACTTTGTTTCTGAGCTGCTTGACGTGCTCTTGAGTCACGTGTTTAAGACAGGACCAGCTGCTCGATCTTGCCTGTGCTCtggaaaaaatacagaattcTGCTAAAACttttactaaaataattaaacactagTTCACTGTTAGACATCTGGGATTTGAAAAGTGTCCTGaataataattagtttattaAAAGATTCTCATTACATGACGTGACAGCGTGCTAGTTAAACCTGGTGCCTGCTAGCGTGCTAACATTTTGCactcattttattattagatcTGAAGGTAAGAGTTGGATCGTCTAGCCCCGCCCCCTCCCGTCTGAGGCTCAGCTCTAGTCTAGGTTGTGTTATTTCTCTCAATGTGATGCTGCTCAGGCTAGCTAATGTTACCTGCGTGCTAGCTAGTTTGGTATCATAGTTGTTATCTCATGACGTAAACCATTAGCCCGTTAACAATAGCAATAATAAACGTCGTGCTCTGGGCCTGTGTTTTAGATTTCATGGTTTCTAAGTGAAAGTAATTTAGAGACTGCCCTCGTTTAGCAGgtggagtaaaaaaaatctggtgcAGCGTCGTTAAAACAACAAGCTTGTGTTAATTAAATAGAAGCGGTGCTCTGTGGTGCGTCTGGGTTTTCAGCTTAGCGCACCATCTGTTACGCTAACATTAGCACACTGCTTTCCTGCAGAGACTGCTAGCTGTGTGATTAGCAGCACAAACAGTGTTGTTCAGTTTGTCTCCTGTCACATCTGCATCCTCGGATCCACCTGAGAGCCGCTGTCGGGAAAAACCTGATACGCTCTGACAGAGACGATGCCGAAATAACTGTAGCAGTGGGCCACAGGCGCGCAGGACCTCGGGAGGTCCGGAAATAAACAGCGCTAAAAAAGACGTGTGGTCTGCTAAATTTACTGCTAACAAGGCTAAGGTGGCCAACAGACCCTATtcactatacagtacacataaacACTATCATCACcccactgtgggcgtgtcccaaaccacacacaccctattcactatataatacacacatatacacaattaTCAGTTCCCTGTGgtcgtgtcccaaaccacacgcCCTAGTCACTATATAGTACACATAAACACTATCATCAGTCCACTTTGggtgtgtcccaaaccacacaccctattcactatatAGTACACATAAACACTATCATCAGTCCACTTTGggtgtgtcccaaaccacacaccctattcactatatagtacacacatacactatcaTCTgtccactgtgggcgtgtcccaaaccacacaccctattcactatatagtacacacatacactatcaTCTgtccactgtgggcgtgtcccaaaccacacaccctattcactatatagtacacacatacactatcaTCTgtccactgtgggcgtgtcccaaaccacacacaccctattcactatatagtacacacatacactatcaTCTgtccactgtgggcgtgtcccaaaccacacaccctattcactatatAGTACACATAAACACTATCATCAGTCCACTTTGggtgtgtcccaaaccacacaccctattcactatatagtacacacatacactatcaTCTgtccactgtgggcgtgtcccaaaccacacacaccctattcactatatagtacacacatacactatcaTCTgtccactgtgggcgtgtcccaatctCCATTTTCTCTCACTTACCCTCAGTACATAACAGTCTTTACTCTTTAGACACATAATGCAGTGCATTCTGGGACATCAGTAATTCTTACCTGTGATGGCGTCTCTCAGGTCCTTGGTGATGATGTCCATTGAATCGGCATCTACAAAGTGCAAGTGTTGATCGATGGGCGGAGTCACGACTCGCCTAAACACCTGGTAATTAGTGTGTCCAGTAGAGACGACCAGCACAGACACTCCCTCCCTACGCAGGGCTGCTAGCGGACCTTCAATGTTCCCTGGGTCCACTCCATCTGTGACCCACAGGAGCACTCTGGGCGGAGCTTTCTGTCCTGCTGGTTGCAACACCCGCTCCCGAGCCATCTGCAGGGCTTCTTTTGTCATGGTGTCCCCACGAAGCTGCTGTATCCTAAGCAGCGAGTCCTGCAACGTGTTCTGGCTGCTGTGTTCGTCAAAGTTAAACTCCAGCCGTGGATCTGTGTGCACCTGCACCAGCGCCACCCTGAAATGCCCAGGCCCAATCTGGAAGGGGCGGAGCAAGTCGGACAGGAAGTGGAGCATTTGGGAAAACTCGTAGTAGGAGACGCTGCCGGAGGAGTCGAGCAGGAGCAGGATGTCGCCCTCACAGGAGTCAAACCCTGAGAAAGAAAAGACGACAGAAAATTAATCTTAACACTCTGATCGCGCTGTCTCCCTGAAATAAACGCATGTATTACAGTGAGAAATGAACAATCAGTGTGGAAGCCTCTGTTGAGTGTGTCGTTTCTCAAACATCTTGCATAGTCAGGCAGGTGGGAAGCCAATTACGGCGGTGATGAGGTCCATCCTCACAGCCAGCCGTGTGTTCGTGTGAGTAATTTGAGGCTGCGAGTGTTTACTGTTTATCAGAGTGAATTATTCACCGCTCTGTCTGAGCCAGGCTCGGAGATCAGAGCGCTTAACGCTCAGGGAACCTGCTATTGATTAACTCCGAGACAAAGTGGGAGACGGAGATGAAGAACGGAGCTCTCGGAAGAGCTGGCAATTCTTTACTGAATACGACTAACCTTCTCCCAATTAACGGATGAATCTTCAATGTTTAAAATACTGATGTGAAAAATTATTGCAATTAACATCAATTTAGTGTCATGTGAAGACATTTCTGCGACACCAGGGAGCCAAAATTCATAGAGGTGACAAAGAGGTCATGTGGACCTGAGGAAGCGATGCAGAGTCAGAGTGGAGAACACCAGAGAAAAGACTTTTGATCAAATCAAAGATCtacatgcattttttaatgGAGCGTAATGACAGGAAATGAATCAATTCAGTGTTTATCAGACTGAAATGCCTAATTTAATAGAACACATCGATTAAAGCAACATCTACAAGAGATTTTGAAAAAGATTTTCATGATGAATTAGCTGATACTGTGTGAAAGACACGACTCGGGCTCACATACAGACGGCGGAGTCGTCTCAGCAGCTTCCCTGAGAAAGTCTGATCTCAGCTCATCCTTATTTTATCTACATTATTTACTGCTTGCAGGAGTTTAGTGGTCAGGGGTGTGATTTACACTGctttatatcacacacacacacacacacacacacacacaccccgcacGACCTCATGGCACGTCAAACAGTCGCGAAGCGGAAATCTACTAAATGCAACGGACatgtcaggacacacacacacacacacacacaaatgattaAGACAGGTATTCCCCTCAGGGCACAGAGACAGAATGTATGTTAAACATCAACTATATCAAATATTATAGAATGTCTTCCacagtgtctgtctgtctgtctgtctgtctgtctgctgagATGATGCATGAAAAAGATgagctgtctgtctctctttcacatTATTGCTCTCTTTTGTTCTCATCACTCCTGCATTTTACACttcaaacataaacacacacacacacacacacacacacacacacacacacacaatcagaaaATGAGCATGATATTGAGGAGCAgagcagacagagagaaaacacacagaaacatcACAGAACATTTCTCCTCACAGACAAAAGAAGTAAAAGAAAACAGACTAAACTGGGCTGTGAGATGAAAGCCTGATCACACACTCCAGTTCTGAACAAAGGTAAAAATCAGCGAAAGAGGGAAGCGATGGGAGAAAGAGAAACTGATGATGAAACGTATTTGCTTTTAAACTGAGAGGATGCGCTGACAGTGAGCGCTAATTCATCTCATCAGCTCGTGCTCTAATTCGAGTCATTATGGGCACGACAacactgttgctaggcaaccggGAAAATTCTAAACACCGATCGTGAGGTAGCTAATGGCGAACGATTTAGCTAACTAGAAGGATGTTGTAAAGTCTTGCAGAGATCCACAGAATGGACTTTAGACAGAACCAGAACCACTACTGAGATTACGCTTAGCGCTGGCGGCGGACCGAGCGTACATGATCACGCTATGTTGGGAAATGTCTCTGCCTCATTTCAATGTCACAGCTGGTAAGGACAGAAAGGTTTCTCATCGTAAGGCGTCCCTCGCTCTGACCCCGCCCCTCTGCAGACTCCACCACAGTATGTGTGTAACACGGGATTTGATCCTCACTCTCCAACACGTCTGATCTAAAATTTGAGCTATTTCCCACTGTGGCGGCCGGAGTGCCTCTCGCAGCTCGCCCAACACCGCGCTCTCGGTGAGAAATCACATGACCCGGCTCCAGTGCTGCTCCTCCAGGGGTTTTTTCACCTATTAGGCCCTGACCTCAATCCTGCCCTGGAGCTCCGCAGTCTGTTCCTGTGTCGAAAAAAAGTGAGAATCTGGACTTTGGAGTGTGAATCCTGAAGCCCCTACAGCGCTGCAATCATAAAACTAACTGTGTCTTAGTTCTGCACATGAACggggtttgtgtgtgagagagacacagagagacagagacaatcAGAGAGatacggagagagagagagacataggcgacacagagagacagagacaatcAGAGAGatacggagagagagagagacataggcGACACAGAGACAATCAGAGAGatacggagagagagagagagagagagagacacaggcaacacagagacacagagacattcAGTGAGATAcgcagagaaagagaaagagagacacaggCGACACAGAGACAATCAGAGACCATCAGGGag
Protein-coding regions in this window:
- the LOC128511064 gene encoding von Willebrand factor A domain-containing protein 1-like, which produces MRRLGVACSLLLLLSACVSRSRARVPAPGAGFDSCEGDILLLLDSSGSVSYYEFSQMLHFLSDLLRPFQIGPGHFRVALVQVHTDPRLEFNFDEHSSQNTLQDSLLRIQQLRGDTMTKEALQMARERVLQPAGQKAPPRVLLWVTDGVDPGNIEGPLAALRREGVSVLVVSTGHTNYQVFRRVVTPPIDQHLHFVDADSMDIITKDLRDAITEMICTSSGLHVRDVTSHSAMLYWWSLLIGGLGQYELQYGESEWDLDTYNRLTLSPDHTWIELSDLQPDTHYSVRLTAHTPGSTHSRELSTHFTTLPELICTDCLHVRDVTSHSAMLYWWSLLIGGLGQYELQYGESEWDLDTYNRLTLSPDHTWIELSDLQPDTHYSVRLTAHTPGSTHSRELSTHFTTLPDVSGPTTVMVTESGPDRLRVSWSPVQSRQVEQYRVEFGPIPSGDVRSVTVSRSQSSVLLTQLQSDTHYLITISAVHSSGQERAISVKACTQEVLPALHNLRLRQMGYNSVKVDWTIQEQGAGLQGYWVKWETGAHSSSSSSSSRYMPAQSLSTVLTHLNPMTRVCVSPVYRMARGEGLCCTTHTHTQVQNSEHMNRTNLSTQSSMREN